The genomic region TCGAGGTTATGCTGTTTGTGTTACAAGGCAAAGTCAAGCACACCTTTGGCGAGAACCTCGAGCACGAGGTCATCAACCAGGCGGGCGACTTCATCTACATCAAACCCGGCGTACCCCACGAGGTTTTTAATATTGGCGAGGAAGAGCTGGTGGTCTTTGTGGCCCGCTCAACGGCAGACGAATGGGACAAAATTGTGAACTACCCCTCCCGATACCGCCCTACCGAGGGGCCGGGGGCTTGAGGGCCATTTTCCACAACAACGGTTTTCGCGTTGTCGAGCACGCTGCCCCGACACAGATTCACCGTAACGGTAGGGGGCACAACGGGGCTTATGGCGAGTTAGGAATTCGTCGGAAACCACGCCGGTAAGTACCAATAAGGTTTCCTACCCCAACAGTTGCTGGTAAAGGGTCACGTACTCGAGGGCCGGCTTATCCCAGGAAAAATCTTGTTGCATGGCTTTTTTGGCTACGGCTTCGCGGTCGGGGTGCTTGAGAAACTCGCTCACCCCGTGCAAAACACCCCCTGCATCCATGGCGTCGAACAGGAAGCCGGTTTCCCAGTGCTTCACGGTATCGAGCAAGCCCCCCACCGCCCGCACGATGGGGGGCGTGCCGTAGCGCATGGCAATCAGTTGGGCCAGACCGCACGGCTCGAAGCGCGAGGGCATCAGAAAGCCGTCGGAACCGGCGTAGATGCGGTGCGCCAGGGCTTCGTTGTAACCCTGCACGTAGGCCAGGCGCCCCGGTAGATGCGAGGCCATCCAGGCAAAGGTGCTCTCGAGGCCCGGCTCCCCACTGCCCAGCACCACCAGGTTGACCCCCATGCTCATCAGACCATCCACCGCGTCGGCAATCAGGTCTATGCCTTTCTGGTGGGCAAAGCGCGAGACCACCCCCAGGGTGGGGCGGTCTTCCAGGGCAAACTCGGCCAGCAGCTCGGCCCGGTTGCGGGCCTTGCCCGAAAGGTCGGAGGCGTCGTAGTGGTGGTTAAGGTACCGGTCGGTGGCGGGGTTCCAGTAGTCGGTATCGAGGCCATTCAGGATGCCCCGAAGCTTTCCTTGATGCGCCCGCAGGACGCCATCGAGCCCCTCCCCGCCTTCGGGGGTGGTGATCTCCCAGGCATAGCGGGGCGAAACGGTAGTGACGGCGTCGGCGTTTACAATCCCTGCTTTCATCAGGTTGACCGCGCCGTTGTGCTCGAGGCCTGCCCCGTAGTAGGTCTCGCCCGGTAGGCGTGTCCAGGCATAAAAATCCTGTGAGCCCCAGACCCCCTGGTAGGCCAGGTTGTGGATGGTGTAGACCGTGCGGGCCTTAAACCAGCCCAGGTTGCGCAGCAAAGGTAGCAGGGCCGCCTGCCAGTCGTGGGCGTGTACAATCTCAAACTCACCCAAAAGTTCGGCTGTGGCCATGGCAAAGCGCACAAAGCGGCGGAAGTCATCGGGGTAGCCGTAGGGTTTGTCGCGGGCAAAATCCCCCAGCCCCACCAACACGTAACGCACCCCCTGGTGCTCGGCATGGCCGATGCCGATCTTCTCGCGGCTCCCCTCGAAGTTGAACCAGGCTTCGCCCACATAATAGCCCTGGATGCCCCAGTACCACGGCAGAAAGATGGTGGGCTCCAGGCCCTGTTTCCGGAGGGCCTGGGGCAGGCTCCCGATCACGTCGGCCAGGCCCCCCACCTTGGCAAAAGGAAAGGCTTCGGAAGCAACAAAAGCAACCTTCATACGAATATGGGCAGTTTACCCCTTCGGCTGCATTTCTTCACCCCAGACCCCTTCCGGCAGCCAGATACCCCCCGCGCTTTGCACCGCTTGCAGGCTAGGGTAGGTATAGACCCAGACCGTACAGGGTTGTTCGGTCGGCTGCAAGTAGGCCGTGGTGGGGCTGCGCAGATACTCGCCGCCTTCATCCTCGAGCTCGTCGAGCAGTACGAGGGCTTGCGCCAGGTCGGCGAACCACTGCACCTCGCCCCACACCCGCCCCTCCCCTTTCACCACCCCCGGATAGGCGTAGGGCCTCAGATCGCCCTCGGGAATGTGAAAAAGCTGAAAGCCCTCGATATAGGCCGGTTCCGAACGAACCCAGCCGGCTTCTTGGGAAACCCAAAAGTTGCGCTGGCCTTGCTTCAAGGTGCCATAAACAAAGACCGCCTCGGGAACCATTGCCCTAAAGCATACCGTCCGGTGCGGATGGCTTGTGGGGGGAAGTCGAGGGTTGGGGAGCCACTTTAGCGCCCCAGCAAGAGCACCACCACCGGATGCTCGGCATCGGGCAGCGAGAGCAGCTTGCGCACCTCTTCGTCATAGAAGGTGGCGGCAGGGTAGGCTTGCAGACCCAGGGCCGTCGCGGCCACCATCACCTCGCCCACCGCATAGCCCACCTCGAGCAAAGCATAGCGAAACCCCCGCAGCCCAAACACCGCTTCGGAGCGCTCCGGCACGGCGCTAAAAACCACCAGTGCCGCAGAAGCCTCCACCGCCTCCAGATCCATCAGGGCCGCCTTCCAGCTTTTGGGGTCGAAGCGGCTCGAAAGCTGTTCGAGCTGGTGCTGTTTGGCCGCGTAGTGGTAGATGCCCTGGAAGGTGTCTTGCAGGTGCTGCACGGCCAGGTAGACCTCGAGGGGATAAGCGCCGCCTGCCGAGGGATAGCCCCGCCCACCCCGGCGCACCGCCAGGGGGGCCAGCACCTGCGAAAGCTCGGCCTGGGTGATGGAAGAACCCACCTTGGGAGTGGTAGGGGCCACCCTGGAGAGCACCCGCCAGACCGCCGGGCCCCCGTCGCGCACCGGCTCCGAAAGCTCCACCGATTCCAGCGGATTGGCATAGACCTTGGCCGCAGGGGCCCGCCCCCCGGGAAGCGGGTCTCCGGGAAAAATGCGCGTCAGGCGGTAAAAAACCTTGCCGGGATGCTTATCCATAAAACGCCGAAGGCTAAACGCCACAGATTGTAACCGATAACGACAGCTCGGCGCTAAGTGGTCTGGTAACAAAATACGCAGTATGGGGTTTAGCCTTCAGAACGCGCCGTGTCTCGTAAACCTGGGACTTCGGTGTCTTGCCTGTACGGTCATGCAAAAAGCACCCCACCCCGCTTCGCCCCTTCCCTCCCCTACTGCGTAGGGGAGGCCAGGTGGGGTGGCTGACCTGGCCCTTCACGCAGCGGATTGGGGGCCTTGCCTGATACCCTCCCCCACCCTCCCTACGCGGTAGGGAGGGCGTTTTTAGGCCATCTCGGGGGCCGAAGTGAGATGGAATCTCTACATCGATGTATTCGGGGTGCGGTACATAACTTCGGAAATTTAGTTACCAGACCACTTAGTGGTCTGGTAATCCGGTTTACGTCACTTTGCCCTGACAAATCCAAACGTGAGCACCTTGTC from Meiothermus sp. harbors:
- a CDS encoding cupin domain-containing protein — protein: MSEKTPGSGPIDQGLVEDLGGIAVIRGGGSQRQWNGIQYLQGMSAKNVGSTGLSINVATVPPGAIAYAHIHVGFEVMLFVLQGKVKHTFGENLEHEVINQAGDFIYIKPGVPHEVFNIGEEELVVFVARSTADEWDKIVNYPSRYRPTEGPGA
- a CDS encoding glycogen synthase, translated to MKVAFVASEAFPFAKVGGLADVIGSLPQALRKQGLEPTIFLPWYWGIQGYYVGEAWFNFEGSREKIGIGHAEHQGVRYVLVGLGDFARDKPYGYPDDFRRFVRFAMATAELLGEFEIVHAHDWQAALLPLLRNLGWFKARTVYTIHNLAYQGVWGSQDFYAWTRLPGETYYGAGLEHNGAVNLMKAGIVNADAVTTVSPRYAWEITTPEGGEGLDGVLRAHQGKLRGILNGLDTDYWNPATDRYLNHHYDASDLSGKARNRAELLAEFALEDRPTLGVVSRFAHQKGIDLIADAVDGLMSMGVNLVVLGSGEPGLESTFAWMASHLPGRLAYVQGYNEALAHRIYAGSDGFLMPSRFEPCGLAQLIAMRYGTPPIVRAVGGLLDTVKHWETGFLFDAMDAGGVLHGVSEFLKHPDREAVAKKAMQQDFSWDKPALEYVTLYQQLLG
- a CDS encoding gamma-glutamylcyclotransferase, translating into MVPEAVFVYGTLKQGQRNFWVSQEAGWVRSEPAYIEGFQLFHIPEGDLRPYAYPGVVKGEGRVWGEVQWFADLAQALVLLDELEDEGGEYLRSPTTAYLQPTEQPCTVWVYTYPSLQAVQSAGGIWLPEGVWGEEMQPKG
- a CDS encoding SagB/ThcOx family dehydrogenase, with amino-acid sequence MDKHPGKVFYRLTRIFPGDPLPGGRAPAAKVYANPLESVELSEPVRDGGPAVWRVLSRVAPTTPKVGSSITQAELSQVLAPLAVRRGGRGYPSAGGAYPLEVYLAVQHLQDTFQGIYHYAAKQHQLEQLSSRFDPKSWKAALMDLEAVEASAALVVFSAVPERSEAVFGLRGFRYALLEVGYAVGEVMVAATALGLQAYPAATFYDEEVRKLLSLPDAEHPVVVLLLGR